Sequence from the Nymphalis io chromosome 14, ilAglIoxx1.1, whole genome shotgun sequence genome:
aAATTATGgagtgattaatatttcttacagtgctaaagTCTGTCGGTAGTGGTGATTacttactatcagatggcccatttactTGTCTGCCTAACCCtatcataaaatgtatatttagacaGATTGAAATTCCATATTTTGAAGCATCTGCTTTTGGTCAAGTGGTGTTCATTCTTACCCAGGCCACAGACAGTGCGAATTTCCCTCTTGAATCCAAGACTTTCTCTACTGTGTTCGtgacaatattataaacattaagctTGCCGTTTTGACTGCCAGACACAACATGTGTACCGTCTGGTGAAAATGACACTTTCCAAACATCTGttgcatttgtttttattgcatTGATCTTGTTTCCGGTTGTCAGTTCCCAAATCATTAATGTTGAGTCTAATGACGCTGACGCTATTACtaataagagaaaaaaaatccttattaataattttacctaTTCAAAATAATGTATCAAAAATCGTTAATTAACAGTTAAATTTGTAGCTACTCTATCAAGTCAACTTCAAAACAAAAAGAGGTAAACTATTGGGCTTTATAAATAACTGGTTTAGTTAAGGCTTTTTGTAAGCTCGTTTGGTACCGCAcgatcatcagatattctaccgtaaaacagcagtacttggtattgttgtgttcaggtttgaagggtgagtcagccaatataattacaggcactagttgataacgcattggcgatgtaagggatgattaacatttcttacaatgccaatgtctatgagcgttggtgaccacttaccatcaggtggcccatatgctcgtccacctacctataatataaaaaaaaagttacacttttgtttaatataattgttttaaagtcaatattataaatgaattatatctGAAGCTAATTAAAGGTAATAAAGTACTACTTACTCTGGCCATTGGGACTTACAGCAACAGACACAACAGCCATACAGTGGCCTGCTAGAGTGTGAAGTAAATCTATCTTATTTTTCTGGAAATGCCATACTTTCACTAGACTGTCAAGCCCTCCTGTCACTAAGTATTCTTCTGAGggataactataaaataattacatatgcaATGTAATCAAtggaatttaaatatgaattttcatttcattcattcataagTACATATATTCATAGTTAATGATTTAGTGCCTTGAGCCTTTTCAGTTTTAAGGCGTATTTTATCCATTCTCACCACCACATAACCAActcaatattttcatttttgctGAGCACGTTCATAACTTTGATCAACATGATAATAAGTtggataaaagttttataaaagttgTTCGAGTTAGAGTAAGAGTTAAAGAGAAACTCGAGCAACGGtaaggtaaatataaatatatcgaaaattttaataaatgttgctCATAGACAAAATATTTCCGTAATTATAACTGAGCTTATTACGCACTTGGTATCGTCGTTCGTCCTAATGCTCGTGAAGAAACAGCAATAAATGGGGTCATCGTGTGCATTTTCCCTCTTATTTAAAAGTGAATACTAAAAgtgaaaatactatttattttacattttctttaataacataAGGAAAGACTATATTCACTATACTGATTAGTTATACTTACAACACCTGCTGCTGGCATTATTCCcctatagaatatttaatataagattgATTTAATACGTTATTTACCCGgtgaactaaataatataaaggtaAACAAATAATTCCATAAATCCAATAGTTTTGACAATGACAGCCGCAAAGCTCAACACCCACAGCTGATTTTGACATTGATGTAGTGTCGCAGACTACAGATAAGCACATCAATGTCGACGAtaataccataaaaataataaatccaaGATTTATGTTTCTGTATAAATGGACTGCAAACACTTTTTGAGAATAAGAAAAACCACAgaacaaaacttttaaaattatggaCTTTGGATCTAACTTGaacgtaacaatattaaaagttaCTTCATATTTGTTTTGCCTAGCGTATGGGCCAAAACTGTGTGTTAAATGTTTACTTagaattttgtttctttatacaCATCTGAGTAAATCTttgataatataacaatatattatataaaactatagtatttaaaattatagcaatttttacttaatatattagaaaaattaataatcatatatttaaaacacatgTCATCATATCTCTATTCAAATACATGCATTAAACTAggatcatttattataaaaacagttaaagaatattatatacaaagaatAATGAAAGCAAACTTTTTTGttgtagtttttattacatacagCTATTATAATGGGCAGTCATAAATATTCAAGCTTTTATCTTctgatattgatataattttattactttctgCATTGAATTTTACACCCCAAACCTAAaacaaagtaattattattaatattttgatattacatttttacatataataaagctaTAAGAAATGATGTACCTGATCAGTATGCTCTTTAAATACATGTTGACATTGCATACTATCCAAGTCCCATACTCGAACAGTTCTATCGGAGCTTCCAGACACAAATCTCTTACCGTCTGGTGAAAATGCAACCGAGAGTACCCATGAAGCATGTCCAGATAATGTTCCAGCCAAATTCGCATGaacactaaaaaaattaaacgaatttAATCTCATTAATGAAGTTTTTATTAGAAATCAGAACAGAGTATCACTATGTACCATAGACAATGATGTTTGTCTAAAAAATACAGcagaaatatatcaaatatttaaaaaagaatgttagttaaaaaaaaattatctttccATTCTACTTACTTCAGTAAAGAATGTAGTCAcaattttagaataataattaatattattaaaaaataaaattaggttagttattatagtttaataaaaaacgtcTTACACATCATAGAGCTTCATATGTCCATCGTCAGAAGCAGTCAACAACAACTGAGAGTCAGGGGAGAAACATAAACTTCTTATAGGCATAGCATGCCCTTCAAGAGTATGCATCAGCTTGCCTTGCGCTACgtcaaatatattgataataccATCTAATGCACCACTTGCAATATATTTACCATCTGGACTCTATAAGAATAAAGAatcagatattatataaaattaaaatattatgtatgaattttgtgtaataattaaaattatctttagcTAGACTCTTGGTTTTTCCCCAGTTGTCACTGGTAACTTTTAAAAACCTTTCCATGTAGTAAGTACACTACACACAGCCCAAATAAACGGGATATGagcaaaacatacatataataaacatttatgttatatttttattgaaattatctaAATAGACAAGGCatttaatgaaacaaatatattcataCCAATTATTCATTACTGTTAATCTAAAAAA
This genomic interval carries:
- the LOC126773400 gene encoding WD repeat-containing protein 61-like; the encoded protein is MPAAGVYSLLNKRENAHDDPIYCCFFTSIRTNDDTNYPSEEYLVTGGLDSLVKVWHFQKNKIDLLHTLAGHCMAVVSVAVSPNGQIIASASLDSTLMIWELTTGNKINAIKTNATDVWKVSFSPDGTHVVSGSQNGKLNVYNIVTNTVEKVLDSRGKFALSVAWSSDGKSIASGSVDGNVYVFDVSQGKLSHTLNAHAQTVRSIDFSPNSKLLVTGSNDGFVKVFDVANENHQGSLKLNTWVLSVCFSGDGSRVAVATADGRVTIALVKELKVLQTFQEHNETVCDLKFNASGNKLFSVSKDRSINIYECPIPTKNDKK